In Lolium rigidum isolate FL_2022 chromosome 3, APGP_CSIRO_Lrig_0.1, whole genome shotgun sequence, the genomic window CTATCTTGGTGAGTCAGGTTAGGAATGCAGCTTATGAAGCTCAAAATATCATTGAAGCTGCAGATTACATGGAAAAGAAAAACAAGCTCGATAAGGGATTCATGAGTGCTATTTCAAGTTATGCTCGCCTACCAAGTGACATGGCCACCCTtcataaaataggtgtaaggattCGACGTGTAAGAAGGAAGCTCAATGAGATATTTCAAAGTGCAGAACATCTGAAAATTGATATGTGTAATACTCATGTAGTTGTGAATGAGTTTCCACAAGATTCCGGACTTACCCACCAACACTGTGAAGATGATGTTGTCATGGTTGGTTTTCAAGATGAGCATGGAGAAATAGTAGACCAGTTAGTTGATGGTGAGAACATGCTAAGTGTCATCTCCATAGTTGCCATGGGTGGGGCGGGGAAAACAACactagctagaaaaatttgcacctCATCTAGAGTCAGACAAAACTTCGACATTGTTGCATGGGTGACTTTATCTCAAACATTCAAGGGCATTGATTTACTCAAGGATATTATGAAACAAATAACAAGCAACACATATGATTCAATTGATCAAATGCAGGAGTATGAAGTGGGAAAGAAGATCAATGATTTTCTATTACAGAAGAGATACTTGGTAGTTCTCGATGATGTGTGGAAAGAAGACGCGTGGTACCAACTAAATAGAACAGTTAAAGCCTTTCCTGATGCTTCTAACGGTAGTAGAATACTGCTAACCACAAGGAAGGTAGATGTTGCAAAACATGTAGAAATGTCAACCCATGTTCATGCTTTGAAGCATTTAGATGAAGAGAAAAGTTGGGAGCTATTTCGTAGCAAAGCTTTACCATCATACTCGACGGTCTGCCATGCGTGACGTGGACGAGTTTGAAAAACTTGGGAGAAAACTAGCAAGTAAGTGTGACGGGCTGCCACTTGCACTTACAGTTTTGGGAGGTTATCTATCAAAGAATATGAATACGCAATCATGGTCCGATGTGTTGTTGGGTTGGCCGTCCACCACAAATGTACATTCGATGAGAGACATACTAGCTCGCAGTTACAAGGACCTGGCAGATCCTCATTTGAGGTCATGTTTCCTCTATCTTGCTGCTTTTCCCGAGGATTATATTATAGGTGTCTCTGTTCTAGTTGCACTATGGATAGCAGAAGGATTTATTCCACAGGCACAAATACATGACCAGGAAGAAATAGCACGTAAGTATGTAGCTGAGCTAGCTCAAAGAAGCTTGGTGCAAGTTACCGACAGAAGCAAGGCACTTGGATGGATAGAGGAACTGAGGGTTCATGATATTTTACATGATTGGTGTATAGAAGAGGCAAAACAAGACGGTTTTCTTTATGTCATTAAAAAAACTTCAGGTCTTTCATCTCTTTCAACAATTTTATATTTTAGTAGTATTGAAACCTTGTTGATGCCACTCCTAAATAGCCTACTTTTATTTATGCCACTAGTATATGCAAGGTAAACCATTTCCTATTACTGTATAGAACATTTAGTTTCTCTATTTGATTTCATTAACTGTCAATTAGAAGAGCTCCATTAGCTAAATtatgttttttttagttttttatagAGAAAATCATAAATTATACTTGTAAAGTCAATGTTGTACTATGCGTAAATTTTATTTGCTTAATGTatctctttttctatttttgataCCCAAACAGACAAAACAGTGCGTGCTAGCTAGAAATCACATAGTGAACATATAAGTAATTGCATTTAGCGGCAAAATAGTTTCGGTACACTCTTTACATTTTCCAAATTTTTACAGTTTTTCTGTTAATAACATAGAGATATGTCAGTTACCATTTTTTTGGATAAAGATGTCAGTTACCAATGGCATGTAGAAAAATTATTCTTTGATATGAGGCAATTATGTTGTCTCTTGCTGAAAATTGGCAAACAAAAAATATTGCAGGCCAACTTACCGCGCCATCAACTGATATCATGACATCATATCATTCTTCTTATCAAGGCTTCAATGGTCAGAATTTGCACGCACCGCCTAATCTCCGAGCTCTAATTGGCTTTCAACTTCCACCAATATATCTCCCTAAACTCACATTTCTTCGAGTTCTTCACGTTGAGGACTCAAAAATAAGGGGTTCGTCCAGTGCAATTAGTGGGTGCATTCACCTAAGATGCCTTAGATTCATCAGATGTAAAGATGTGACTCTCCTTTCTTCAATTGGACAACTCCTTTACCTCCAAACTATTGATATGACTGACACACACTCACTAGTACCAAAATCTATGTGGGATATCCCTTCTCTAAGGCATGTTCACCTCTGTGATGGATTTTCTTCACCAAGGGGTGTTCAACAAATGGATCTCCAGACCTTCCGGTTATGTATTTTCCCTACTAATTCGAACAAATATTGCAATCTTGACATGATGATGTTTCTGCGCCAAATGAGTCAACTAACAACCTTGTGGTTGAGTATACACCCGCGCATGACTGCAGAAATGATAAATATATTTGCACACATGCCTTGCCTGGTTGATGTTCACCTCTCACAGTTGAGTGATTTTGATAAATTGCCTGAGAGCAATCACCTCCCACAAAACCTAAgaagtttcaatctatcttcttaTGCCATTAAACAAGACCCgatgccggtgttggagaagcttCAATGTCTTATGGTGTTGAAGTTGGAGGGGTACACTGGACGAACCATGTCATGCTCCGCCCTAGGTTTTCCTCGTCTGCAGATCTTACAACTCTTACGTTGTCCGAACACTGAGGAGTGGAAGATCGAGGCCGGTACCATGCCAAGGCTTTCCCACATGATACTCGAGGGGTTCCCTAAGATGAGGAATCTCCCCGAGGGTTTGCTGCACCTTCCATCCCTCAATCATTTGGGACTATACAAAATGCCCTTGGTTTCTGTTGGAGATGACAAGACGTTGAAGGAGCTGCAACAGAAAGGATGTGAGGTAACTATATATTCCCTTGGTCCCTAAGATGAGCAAACTGCCTGAATGGTTGCTGCACATTCCATCCTTCGATTATGTTGGAGATGACGCCATGTTTAAGGAGCTACAACACAAAGCATGTGAGGTAACTTTTTCACATGTCCCGTCCTGGCCCCCTTATCCTAGTTTATTATATTTATATGGTCTTTGATTTCACTGACGTTGTCCTCGTTTGGTACACGGATGGATCAAGATGTCTGTACTTACTAGTGTTCTATTTTATTTAACTTGTTCTTGGATTCCCTCTGTGTCTTTCCCAAATGCCTTACTTGTTTGCTTGTCTGGATGATACTACCTTATGCTCTTTACAATTTGCAGGTGAGTAAAAAGTGCTTAAGCCGCATTCTTCGCGATGGCATGCAACACATGAATGCGTTACTTTCAAAGGATGGGTTTGCTTTCTTAATTCTGTAAATATCCGTCTTGCGTGTAATTGTGTACCAGTCAGTCGATGTATCCATCTTGTTTGATGAAATAAGCATATTTTTTCTTGAATTCAGTGTAATAAATAAGAATGTACACCAATCTATGCTAACTTGTGTTGCCTTTAAGACGATGTTGTGTACtctctccataccggtttataagCACATTTCGAGATTTGAGAAgaactttgaccattaatttggttaATAAGATATGAAATATTTACCACAAAAGTTATACCAGTTATACCGTTGAAAACTTCTTTtgcatatgaatccaatggtataatttttgaggTATATAAATTATACTGTATTtggttgaccaaattaatggtcaaagttttCTTGAAAAACGTAATAGGCGAAAATGCGTTCGCGCAGCTGATCTCGGGCGTTGTGGATATCTGGGCCCTTGCATGGCATAGGGATGTCCATCCCTGGGTCCCACGATTTTGACTACCCACTTTACAAGATTCCCTTCTCTAAATACACTACCAATTGAAAAACTAGCACAACTTTCACGTAATAAATtcaaatgaatttttattttcatATTCGACTTCCTCGCGATGAGCTCTTCAAAATGAGTCTAATATTCAATATTTTAAAAGTTATTTTGTAAACTGCATCTATAGAGTTCTCTATTACTGGGGCATACAGTCCGGACACTACGTCCATGTAGTCCTGCGAAATATAGTACTGATTTTATCAAGTCCTTCCAAATTTGTTTGAATGGTACATGTAGTATTTGTGAAAAGTACTTCTATTTTTGTACATATGACAGCTGCAGATTTCCTTTTCACGTGGGAACCATTGGCACGAATCTCGAAAAAGGCTGAATAGAGACAGTGGCTATGATATCAGCTTGGCCCGAGATCAGCTGCGGAATCTGCGCGTCCCGTAATAGGCCTATAAACCGGTATGAAGGGAGTACCTctaatatgcaaaaaaaaaggaCGATGTTGTACTGTACATCTATTTCGGATTTCTGCAATGGCTTTGCCTACATGTTCATGTATGTCTTTCTATTTTCCTTCACGTCGAGCCCTATCTTGGCGAGTAACCCGGATCAATCCATCACTCCGCGCGCGCGTCATGGTGATGGAAACGCGCATCCGGCGACGGAGGCGCGCCTCGTGGGCCGACCTCCCAGAGGACATGCTCGGCGACATCATCCGCCGGCTCCCGTCCATCGCCGACCGCTCCCGCCTCCGCGCCGCCTGCCGATCGTGGCGCGCCGCCTGGCGCCGCCAGCCGCACCCGCCAGCGCCGTGGCTCGCCGTCCCGGGCCACTGCGTCAGCCTCCCCGACGGCGCGATCCATTGCGTCGCGCCCCTCCCCGAGGACGCTCGCAATGCGCGCTGCCGCGGCTCCTTCGGCAACTGGCTCGCCCTCGTCCCGCTGGAGtcgtccggcgccgccgcccccTTCCTACTAAACCCCTTCTCCGGGGCGAGGATCCCGCTGCCGCCGTGGACGGAGAAAGAACACATCTGCAAGATCGTCATGTCGTCCTCCCCGGACTCGACCTGTCtcgtcgccgccatggtcgtcgattGCACGGTCGACTGCGACGATAACCGCAGGAGGATCGCCGCGTGCCGGCCGGGAGAGGGACGCGAGGGCGCCTGGTGGCCGGTCTCCCTGGCGTTTGACCTGCAAGACATCGCATTCTACGAGGGGAGGCTGCACGCGCTTCCGTCATGCGACGGACTGATGGTGTTCGACGACGGGGAGCTGGACCTCCTCCGCCGCGAGCCATGGAGGCTGCACGAGGAGCAGCTCCCGCCACCGCCCGCTGCCTATAGCTACGACGGCAAGTTGTACTTCTCGTCGAGGCGGTACTTGGTGGAGTGCAACGGGCGTCTCCTCACGGTTATCAGGTATGTCGACTTCGACGAAACCGTCATGATCGAGGTCCACGCGCTCGAGCCGGACGACTCCTGGGCGCGGGTCAAGGGCATCGTCGGCCGCGCCATCTTCGTCGGAGACGCCTGCTCAGGATCCTTCCCCGCCGCAGCGTCCGCCTCGGACTACATGATCGGAGAGAACCAGGTCTGCTTCGTCGACCACGAGATGAGCATCAGCGAGGAGCTTGACAACCGCAGCCCGTCCGCCGATGCCTACggcccgcgcggcggcggcgtctaccGCTCCGTGTTCAGGAACGTCGAGCGCGACCTCGGTCGCCGCCCTCTCCGTACCGTCGAAGCCTACGTCATGAGCGATCGGTGCGTTAACGTGTACCGGCCCAGCGAATCGTCGGCGGCGAGGACGGGACGGTGGAACTTAGCGAGGGCTCAGGACTTCCCGAGGTCCATTTCCTTTGGGCAGAGACTCGGTGGAGCCAAACACAATCAAGAGGATTCTGTGGTGATCTGAAATCCATCGACACCTTACCTGAAACTTTTCGATGCGATCTGCACCACGCTCTTGATCAAGCTCTACTGAGTTACTGGCTACTAGCTAATAAATCGTTCATGATGTCTTCAGAATTTGGATAAAGAAACACCGTTCTTGTTCTTGAATGATTATCTACTTTTCCTTCTATATTCTTGTTGTATATGCACAAGTGAAAAGTCCGCAACCAGAACAAAGTCAGCTCATTATCATCACTGCAGCTATGGTTTCTGTTGGATAAAGTCCCTGTACTGTTGTCTCTGTGGAGAGGCTGCTGCACATGATCCtgtggaggactggctgcagCATACATGGTCCTTGTGAAGGACTGGTGTTAGGATAGGAAAGTATCTTTGACTGCCTTTAGGGGCATCAAAGACTGACAGTTAGCAGCACCCTTGACTGCTTTTAGgggcatcaaggactggcagttaGACTAGCATCTTAGCATATTCGTGGCTGGCTAGCAGCTATATATCTGTATCCCCAACCCTCAGGTTGGTCATGGCATTGTGTGAGATGTGTGAGAAATGAACCAACGAAAAATTGCCCCAACTCTCCtagtgtcatcctcttcttcatgaaagtgaggctagagatactaagaagtggtatcagagcaaggttgtcTTGCAGCCTGAGCATCTCCTGCTCCTCCCCTTCACAGGGAAGGGAGCAGCCCCAACCAGTAGCAGCTTCAACTGTCCCTGGTTACTTCCCTCCGTCCGGGTTGTCGAGCAACAGCTCGTCGGAAGCAGCGCTCAGCCCCCCAGCAGCGAGCCATGTCCGACGGCCACTCTCAGCACACGGCTACCTCCAGCACGCGGCGTCGGCAGGAGGCCGATCGTGCAGCGGCAGAGGAGCGTGAACGAGTGGCCGTGGCAGCCGCTGCGGCGACAGCAAGAGCGTCGAGGCTGGCAGCGGCGGAGCTGGCAGCAGCCAGAGCGGAGGTAGAAGCAGCAGAAGCAACGGAGGCAgcacgtgcggcggcggcggaggtcgagGTGCTGCGCGGCAGCGCCAACGGTTCCGTTTCTGCTGATGGTAGCGTCGACGCAGCGGCGCCACAGGCGGCTACAGCGGGCAGCGCAGTGGGCAGCCGAGCACGTCCGCGTACCTCGGGATGGCGCTCCCAGAGGAGgcgcgcacggcggtggcggctgggATGACCAAGACCGCGGCCTCTacggggttgatacgtccaaaacgtatctactttcccgaacacttttgctattgttttgcctctaatttgtgtattttggatgcaactaacacggactaacgctgttttcagcagaactgttctggtgtctcgtttttgtgcagaaaatccaactttcgggaaaatcctcggaatttatgcgaaggccctattttcccggaataccgacggagccggaaggacaagtaaggtggaggcccgagggccccacaccataaggcggcgcggcctaggggggcccgcgcggccctatggtgtggccccctcggccggcctccgacgccctccttcggactacttattggcctcgacctaaaaacgcacagggagaagtcgaagtcgccagagaccctccagaacgccgccacatcgcgaaactccgtcgcgggagccgaagtctccgttcggcactccgcgggacggggaattggaggagatcatcaccgccatcaccgccaacgcctctacatcaaccagccatgtttcccccatccatgtgtgagtaattcccccgctgtaggccgaaggggatggtagggattggatgagattggtcatgtaatagcataagattgttagggcatagtgcctagtgtccgtaattggtactttgatgatattgttgcaacttgttatgcttaatgcttgtcactagagcccgagtgccatgatctaagatctgaacatgttattgcttcatcaagatattcattgtttatggtcttacctataagttgtatacacatgtcgctgtccggaaccgatggccccgaagtgacagaaatcgggacaaccggagggaatggtagcgatgtgaggatcacatgtgttcacggagtgttaatgctttgctccggtactttattaaaaggagtaccttaatatccagtagtttcccttgaggcccggctgccaccggctggtaggacaaaagatgttgtgcaagtttctcattgcgagcacgcacgactatatatggaacacatgcctattgattgctttgtacttggacaccgttttattattatctcgcaaatgccctgctatgattgttacatgagtttctctcatccatgcaacgcccgttcatccgtccccgtgcctacgagtattttaatcctgctgtttactaaaatcactactgctgtctcgttactctgctcgtcgttatttcactactgctatcgctataaaactcgttactacggataaactcttgcgagcaagtatgtttccagtgtacagctgaattgacaactccgctgttaaggcttccaagtgttctttgtctcccttgtgtcgaatcaataaattgggttttacttccctcgaagactgttgcgatcccctatacttgtgggtcatcaagactattttcccggcgccgttgccggggagcatagctttatttggaagttcacttggattaatattgttcgctgcaaattctccatcatgggtaaacctcgcgatactaagatcgccatattaccatccactacaagaaaaggtacaatttcgaatacctctcgctgctcttgattcaccatttgtgattgataaacttgtttcaccgccacatgcttcgcatgcgggtacttcgctgaatctgaaaactctcataatattgataatgtttctgctgtgcttgatgatagtggatcattgggatcttttctagatgctacaattgctaggtctagacaaattgaaaatactgaaactcctaatgctactacacctgttagttcacctgaacttgattattttagtgatgatcctgaggaagattatgtggagctaatgatgattttattgaaaaatgcaatgctactactgatgcaagaaaaattaaaaagttgcttgcagaacatgctgttagatataaactatctcctgatcctaagtttgccacatctcctataaacattaaggataaagattatgatttttcccttgatctatctcatatagctattgttgagaaaacacccttttgtggtaccgaaaaagaaagtgttgttgaacacatgactgagttatctactctaagtagcttgttttctgatgatgtcaagatgcgtacttactttgttgctaaaatatttccattctcattaaaggatgacgctaaaacttggtataataatttgccacctaattctattaaaagtccgaaagaattgcttgatgttttcttccgcaaatactttcctgctagtgctcaacatattgctttgcagagaatttataattttgatcagggagatgaagagaaatcgcCTGAGGCTTggtcgagattttgctctcttattagagctcggcctgagcatgatctggaaaagcatgatttacttgatatattttatagtggactaaccattgagtctagggcatacccggatagttgtgctggttgtgttttcggaaaagaactccggacgacgccgaagaattattggctaaaataagccggaatcatgatgattggactacgcccgaaccgaCTCCAactccaatattgaagaagaggggtttaattaaattgaatgatgaagatatgagggaagctaagaagtctctcaaggagaaaggtattaaatcgaagatgtgaagaatctacctcctatagaagatatatgtgagataattcccccttcatccatgattgaggtaaactcccttcaacgctttactagggaagatattccgtattcgaaacctcccgcacaatgcttagatgaatttgataattat contains:
- the LOC124697711 gene encoding putative disease resistance protein At1g50180 translates to MAESAVRTVVGSVGNLVVHETRFLCGVTVEVEFLKDELMRLQAYLKDADEKWRSGNARVAILVSQVRNAAYEAQNIIEAADYMEKKNKLDKGFMSAISSYARLPSDMATLHKIGVRIRRVRRKLNEIFQSAEHLKIDMCNTHVVVNEFPQDSGLTHQHCEDDVVMVGFQDEHGEIVDQLVDGENMLSVISIVAMGGAGKTTLARKICTSSRVRQNFDIVAWVTLSQTFKGIDLLKDIMKQITKMINIFAHMPCLVDVHLSQLSDFDKLPESNHLPQNLRSFNLSSYAIKQDPMPVLEKLQCLMVLKLEGYTGRTMSCSALGFPRLQILQLLRCPNTEEWKIEAGTMPRLSHMILEGFPKMRNLPEGLLHLPSLNHLGLYKMPLVSVGDDKTLKELQQKGCELQISFSRGNHWHESRKRLNRDSGYDISLARDQLRNLRVP